From the Burkholderia ubonensis genome, one window contains:
- the rsgA gene encoding ribosome small subunit-dependent GTPase A — MSRPTSPRKPAPRAPGAARAEGRVIAAHGRHYIVAPDEGGPMLQCFPRGKKSDVAVGDRIAYERTSADQGVIVEIGERRNLLYRSDQFKSKLFAANLDQLLIVLATEPYFSEDLLGRALIAAEANDLKPLVVLNKIDVEAALPVARERLAPYRALGYDVLELSVKGAPDDARAQLMPHLAGHSTILLGQSGMGKSTLVNLLVPDAEAATREISAALNSGRHTTTFTRLYPLPGSDGALIDSPGFQEFGLYHLTEGRLERAFPEFRPLLADCRFYNCHHLHEPGCAILEAVADGRIAPSRHALYAQLVHEASQVVR; from the coding sequence ATGAGCCGGCCGACCTCTCCCCGCAAGCCGGCCCCGCGCGCCCCGGGCGCGGCACGCGCCGAAGGCCGCGTGATCGCGGCGCACGGCCGCCACTACATCGTCGCGCCCGACGAAGGCGGCCCGATGCTGCAGTGCTTCCCGCGCGGCAAGAAAAGCGACGTCGCGGTCGGCGACCGCATCGCCTACGAGCGCACGTCCGCCGACCAGGGCGTGATCGTCGAGATCGGCGAGCGCCGCAATCTGCTGTACCGCTCCGACCAGTTCAAGTCGAAGCTGTTCGCGGCCAACCTCGACCAGCTGCTGATCGTGCTCGCGACCGAGCCCTATTTCAGCGAGGACCTGCTCGGGCGTGCGCTGATCGCCGCCGAGGCAAACGACCTGAAGCCGCTCGTCGTGCTGAACAAGATCGACGTCGAGGCAGCGCTGCCGGTCGCCCGCGAGCGGCTCGCGCCGTATCGCGCGCTCGGCTACGACGTGCTGGAGCTGTCGGTCAAGGGTGCGCCCGACGATGCGCGCGCGCAGCTGATGCCGCATCTGGCGGGCCATTCGACGATCCTGCTCGGCCAGTCGGGGATGGGCAAGTCGACGCTCGTGAACCTGCTCGTGCCCGACGCCGAAGCCGCGACGCGCGAGATCTCCGCGGCACTGAACAGCGGCCGGCACACGACGACGTTCACGCGGCTCTACCCGCTGCCCGGCAGCGACGGCGCGCTGATCGATTCGCCGGGCTTCCAGGAATTCGGCCTCTATCATCTGACGGAAGGGCGCCTCGAGCGCGCGTTCCCGGAATTCCGCCCGCTGCTCGCGGACTGCCGTTTCTATAATTGTCATCATCTGCACGAGCCGGGCTGCGCGATCCTGGAAGCGGTCGCCGACGGCCGCATCGCGCCGTCGCGGCACGCGTTGTACGCACAACTGGTGCACGAGGCAAGCCAGGTCGTGCGTTGA
- a CDS encoding putative signal transducing protein: MRFKAPDLATAQHWANVLEGAGVGCELHNRYATGALGGLPADACAPEVWLDDERDEALARRLLDAASRGPAAGATPWRCPQCGESLEAQFTACWRCGAMREPRDG; the protein is encoded by the coding sequence ATGCGTTTCAAGGCGCCGGATCTTGCGACCGCGCAGCATTGGGCCAACGTCCTCGAGGGGGCCGGCGTCGGCTGCGAGCTGCACAACCGCTATGCGACGGGCGCGCTCGGCGGCCTGCCGGCCGATGCGTGCGCGCCCGAAGTCTGGCTCGACGACGAACGCGACGAAGCGCTTGCGCGGCGCCTGCTCGACGCCGCATCGCGCGGGCCGGCCGCCGGCGCGACGCCCTGGCGTTGCCCGCAGTGCGGCGAGTCGCTCGAAGCGCAATTCACCGCCTGCTGGCGTTGCGGCGCCATGCGCGAGCCGCGCGACGGCTGA
- a CDS encoding CobD/CbiB family protein, with protein MTFFSVLLALIIEQVRALSPSNPVFALFQFHAETVAHGLDAGKQKHGILAWLAVVLPWVLVVALIYFLLYKVSFVLAFLWNVAVVYFTLGFRQFSHYFTDIHLALNNDDVPRAREILHEWTGIDTVDMPVGEIVRHTLIHAVVASHRHVFGVFFWYVLPVGPAGAVLYRISEYLARSWSTPADDRTAAFSTFAQRAFFVIDWVPSRLTALGFAIVGNFEDAIYAWRNHTRQWPDPNDGVLLAAGSGALGARLAGPLAEPSSLDALAVGDSGPLTVGDDCTPRTLQSAVGLVWRAVILWMILLLMLTIAVWVS; from the coding sequence ATGACTTTCTTTTCGGTTCTTCTCGCCCTCATCATCGAACAGGTCCGCGCGTTGTCGCCGAGCAATCCGGTGTTCGCCCTGTTTCAGTTTCATGCGGAAACCGTCGCGCATGGCCTCGACGCGGGCAAGCAGAAGCACGGCATCCTTGCCTGGCTCGCGGTCGTGCTGCCGTGGGTGCTGGTCGTCGCGCTGATCTATTTTCTGCTGTACAAGGTGAGCTTCGTGCTCGCGTTCCTGTGGAACGTCGCCGTCGTGTATTTCACGCTCGGCTTCCGCCAGTTCAGCCATTACTTCACCGATATTCATCTCGCGCTCAACAACGACGACGTGCCGCGCGCGCGCGAAATCCTGCACGAGTGGACGGGCATCGACACGGTCGACATGCCGGTCGGCGAGATCGTCCGCCATACGCTGATCCATGCGGTCGTCGCGTCGCATCGCCACGTGTTCGGCGTGTTCTTCTGGTACGTGCTGCCGGTCGGCCCGGCAGGCGCGGTGCTGTATCGCATTTCCGAATACCTGGCGCGCAGCTGGTCGACGCCGGCCGACGACCGCACCGCCGCCTTCTCGACGTTCGCACAACGTGCGTTCTTCGTGATCGACTGGGTGCCTTCGCGGCTGACTGCGCTGGGCTTCGCGATCGTCGGCAACTTCGAGGATGCGATCTACGCGTGGCGCAACCACACGCGCCAGTGGCCCGACCCGAACGACGGCGTGCTGCTGGCGGCGGGCAGCGGGGCGCTCGGCGCGCGGCTGGCCGGGCCGCTCGCCGAGCCGTCGAGCCTCGACGCGCTGGCGGTCGGTGACAGCGGCCCGTTGACGGTGGGCGACGATTGCACGCCGCGCACGCTGCAGTCGGCGGTCGGCCTCGTGTGGCGCGCGGTGATTCTGTGGATGATCCTGCTGCTGATGCTGACGATCGCGGTCTGGGTGTCCTGA
- a CDS encoding CoA pyrophosphatase, translated as MNRRLIIDPEVLPVEGTGTGLPSIDSRLLTPSGLRERFARTLEWSVEPGEARLQEGVDPRSAAVLVPLVVREAGLTVLLTQRADHLNDHAGQVSFPGGRREPFDRDATATALREAKEEIGLAGEQVEILGALPDYLTGTGFCVTPVVGLVHPPFTVQADTFEVAEIFEVPLAFLMNPANHQIRTFRWDGGERRFFAMPYPRGDGGGDYFIWGATAGMLRNLYRFLAAH; from the coding sequence TTGAATCGCCGCCTCATCATCGATCCCGAAGTGCTGCCGGTCGAAGGCACCGGCACCGGCTTGCCGTCCATCGATTCACGGTTGCTGACGCCGTCCGGCCTGCGCGAACGATTCGCGCGTACGCTCGAATGGAGCGTCGAGCCGGGCGAGGCGCGGCTGCAGGAAGGCGTCGATCCGCGCAGCGCGGCCGTGCTCGTGCCGCTCGTCGTCCGTGAAGCCGGCCTGACCGTGCTGCTCACGCAGCGTGCCGATCACCTGAACGATCATGCCGGACAGGTCAGCTTTCCCGGCGGCCGGCGCGAGCCGTTCGACCGTGACGCGACCGCGACGGCGTTGCGCGAGGCGAAGGAGGAGATCGGGCTCGCCGGCGAGCAGGTCGAGATCCTCGGCGCGCTGCCGGACTACCTGACGGGCACCGGCTTTTGCGTGACGCCGGTCGTCGGCCTCGTGCATCCACCCTTCACGGTGCAGGCGGATACGTTCGAAGTCGCGGAGATCTTCGAGGTGCCGCTCGCGTTCCTGATGAATCCGGCGAACCATCAGATCCGCACATTCCGTTGGGACGGCGGAGAGCGTCGTTTTTTTGCGATGCCTTATCCGCGCGGCGACGGGGGCGGGGATTACTTCATCTGGGGCGCAACTGCCGGCATGTTGCGCAATCTGTACCGCTTCTTGGCTGCGCACTGA
- the rplS gene encoding 50S ribosomal protein L19, producing MNLIAKLEQEEIERALAGKTIPEFAPGDTVIVNVNVVEGNRKRVQAYEGVVIAKRNRGLNSAFIVRKISSGEGVERTFQTYSPLLASIVVKRRGDVRRAKLYYLRERSGKSARIKEKLVSKDRTAAVQA from the coding sequence ATGAATCTGATTGCAAAGCTTGAGCAGGAAGAAATCGAGCGCGCGCTCGCAGGCAAGACGATCCCCGAATTCGCCCCGGGCGACACGGTGATCGTGAACGTGAACGTGGTTGAAGGTAACCGCAAGCGCGTTCAGGCTTACGAAGGCGTCGTGATCGCGAAGCGCAACCGTGGCCTCAACTCGGCGTTCATCGTCCGCAAGATCTCGTCGGGCGAAGGCGTTGAGCGTACGTTCCAGACCTACTCGCCGCTGCTGGCGAGCATCGTCGTGAAGCGTCGCGGCGACGTGCGTCGCGCGAAGCTGTACTACCTGCGCGAGCGTTCGGGCAAGTCGGCTCGAATCAAGGAAAAGCTGGTGTCGAAGGATCGCACCGCAGCTGTCCAGGCGTAA
- the trmD gene encoding tRNA (guanosine(37)-N1)-methyltransferase TrmD, which yields MNQVTESAVQFDVVTLFPEMFRALTDWGITSRAVKQGSFGLRTWNPRDFTTNNYRTVDDRPYGGGPGMVMLAKPLEAAIGAAKAAQAEQGVASPRVVMMSPQGAPLTHERVVRMAQEPGVIVLCGRYEAIDQRLLDRCVDEEISLGDFVLSGGELPAMAMMDAVVRLLPGVLNDAQSAVQDSFVGGLLDCPHYTRPEEYEGVRVPDVLLGGHHAEIERWRRQEALRNTWLKRPDLIDRARRDKLLSRADEAWLANLAREAKNAS from the coding sequence ATGAACCAGGTCACGGAGAGCGCGGTGCAGTTCGATGTCGTCACGCTCTTTCCCGAAATGTTCCGTGCGCTGACCGACTGGGGCATTACCAGCCGGGCCGTGAAGCAGGGCAGTTTCGGGTTGCGTACCTGGAACCCGCGTGACTTCACGACGAACAACTACCGCACGGTCGACGATCGGCCGTACGGCGGCGGTCCGGGCATGGTGATGCTGGCGAAGCCGCTCGAGGCTGCGATCGGCGCCGCGAAGGCGGCGCAGGCGGAGCAGGGCGTCGCGAGCCCGCGCGTGGTGATGATGTCGCCGCAGGGCGCGCCGCTCACGCATGAACGCGTCGTGCGGATGGCGCAGGAGCCGGGCGTCATCGTGCTGTGCGGCCGCTACGAAGCGATCGACCAGCGCCTGCTCGACCGCTGCGTCGACGAGGAAATCAGCCTCGGCGATTTCGTGCTGTCGGGCGGCGAGCTGCCGGCGATGGCGATGATGGATGCGGTCGTGCGCCTGCTGCCCGGCGTGCTGAACGATGCGCAGTCGGCCGTGCAGGACAGCTTCGTCGGCGGCCTGCTCGATTGCCCGCATTACACGCGGCCCGAGGAATACGAGGGCGTGCGGGTGCCGGACGTGCTGCTCGGCGGCCATCATGCCGAGATCGAGCGCTGGCGGCGCCAGGAAGCATTGAGGAATACGTGGCTGAAGCGTCCGGACCTGATCGACCGGGCGCGTCGCGACAAGTTGCTGAGCCGTGCCGACGAGGCGTGGCTCGCGAATCTCGCACGCGAAGCGAAGAACGCCTCCTGA
- the rimM gene encoding ribosome maturation factor RimM (Essential for efficient processing of 16S rRNA), whose amino-acid sequence MAGHDSGNAKRGRASFGAFVRKPVERGTAANAGTAAEQGSLEAVQAWPDDAVEVGAVVDAYGLKGWVKVMTHADAGRGGDALLNARRWWLEKGAERHAVRITQAKTHGDTVVAHLAGLGDRDAALALRGFRVSVRREDFPALDADEFYWVDLIGLDVVNEQSVALGKVIGMIDNGAHSIMRIEYPATGKDGQPAPAERLIPFVGVYVKTVDQAARRIVVDWEADY is encoded by the coding sequence ATGGCGGGTCACGATTCCGGTAACGCGAAGCGCGGGCGAGCGTCGTTCGGCGCATTCGTCCGCAAGCCGGTCGAGCGCGGTACTGCCGCGAACGCCGGCACGGCTGCCGAGCAGGGCAGCCTCGAAGCGGTGCAAGCCTGGCCCGATGACGCCGTCGAGGTCGGAGCGGTGGTCGATGCCTACGGCCTGAAGGGCTGGGTCAAGGTGATGACCCACGCCGACGCCGGTCGCGGCGGCGACGCGCTGCTCAACGCGCGCCGCTGGTGGCTGGAAAAAGGTGCGGAGCGGCATGCCGTCCGCATCACGCAGGCGAAGACGCACGGCGACACGGTCGTCGCGCATCTCGCCGGTCTGGGCGATCGCGATGCCGCGCTGGCTTTGCGCGGCTTTCGCGTGTCCGTGCGCCGGGAAGATTTTCCGGCGCTGGACGCAGACGAGTTCTACTGGGTCGACCTGATCGGTCTCGACGTCGTCAACGAGCAATCGGTGGCGCTCGGGAAAGTGATCGGGATGATCGACAACGGCGCGCATTCGATCATGCGCATCGAATATCCGGCGACCGGGAAAGACGGCCAGCCGGCGCCTGCCGAGCGGCTGATCCCGTTCGTTGGCGTGTACGTCAAAACGGTCGATCAGGCGGCGCGTCGCATCGTCGTCGACTGGGAAGCCGATTACTAA
- the rpsP gene encoding 30S ribosomal protein S16, whose protein sequence is MVIIRLARGGSKKRPFYNIVATDSRNRRDGRFIERVGFYNPVATKGESLRIAQDRLTYWQGVGAQLSPTVERLVKQAQKAQPAA, encoded by the coding sequence ATGGTTATCATCCGTCTGGCTCGCGGCGGCTCGAAGAAGCGCCCGTTCTACAACATCGTCGCTACCGATTCGCGCAACCGTCGTGACGGCCGCTTCATCGAGCGCGTCGGCTTCTACAACCCGGTCGCTACGAAGGGCGAATCGCTGCGTATCGCTCAGGATCGCCTGACGTACTGGCAAGGCGTTGGCGCGCAACTGTCGCCGACCGTCGAGCGTCTCGTGAAGCAAGCGCAGAAGGCGCAGCCGGCTGCCTAA
- a CDS encoding PQQ-dependent sugar dehydrogenase has translation MPPLRAVARRAQRRVAALVAGVACLASATTFAAGLPVSELVVPPGFHVSLLTDAVPTAREMAWSPRGILYVGTREGRVHALVMREGQISAHYVIASGLDMPVGVAYRDGALYVSAVSRIVRLDRIDDQLAAPPKHVVVTDALPAEHHHGWKFIAFGPDGRLYVPTGAPCNVCLADRNRFAVIARMNPDGSHREVVARGVRNTVGFAWHPDTGELWFTDNGRDWMGDDVPDDKLNRAPHAGLDFGFPYCHGGDTPDPEYGSHDACRRYTGPVLKLGAHVASLGMRFYTGSMFPAAYRNNIFIAEHGSWNRRTKVGYRVMRVVASADGSHAQQTPFVTGWLRPDGTVWGRPADVLALPDGSLLVSDDYAGAIYRITYAAP, from the coding sequence ATGCCGCCGCTTCGCGCCGTGGCGCGCCGCGCGCAGCGCCGCGTCGCGGCGCTCGTTGCCGGCGTCGCCTGTCTCGCCTCCGCAACGACGTTCGCCGCCGGCCTGCCGGTGAGCGAACTCGTCGTGCCGCCCGGTTTCCACGTGTCGCTGCTCACTGATGCCGTGCCGACTGCACGGGAAATGGCTTGGTCGCCGCGCGGCATCCTGTATGTCGGCACCCGCGAAGGCCGCGTGCACGCGCTCGTGATGAGGGAGGGCCAGATCAGCGCGCATTACGTGATCGCGTCCGGGCTCGACATGCCGGTCGGCGTCGCCTACCGGGACGGCGCATTGTACGTGTCGGCCGTATCGCGCATTGTGCGCCTCGACCGCATCGACGACCAGCTTGCCGCGCCGCCGAAGCATGTGGTCGTCACCGATGCGCTGCCGGCCGAGCACCATCACGGCTGGAAATTCATCGCGTTCGGGCCGGACGGCAGGCTGTACGTGCCGACCGGCGCACCATGCAACGTATGCCTCGCCGACCGCAACCGGTTCGCGGTCATCGCGCGCATGAATCCGGACGGCAGTCACCGGGAGGTAGTCGCGCGCGGCGTGCGCAATACGGTCGGATTCGCGTGGCATCCGGACACGGGCGAGCTGTGGTTCACCGACAACGGCCGCGACTGGATGGGCGACGACGTGCCGGACGACAAGCTCAACCGCGCGCCGCACGCGGGCCTCGACTTCGGCTTCCCCTATTGCCACGGCGGCGACACGCCCGACCCCGAGTACGGCAGCCATGACGCGTGCCGCCGCTACACGGGCCCCGTGCTGAAGCTCGGCGCGCATGTCGCCTCGCTCGGCATGCGCTTCTACACCGGTTCGATGTTTCCGGCCGCGTACCGCAACAACATCTTCATCGCCGAACACGGCTCGTGGAACCGCCGCACCAAGGTCGGTTATCGCGTGATGCGCGTCGTGGCGTCCGCCGACGGCAGCCACGCGCAGCAAACGCCGTTCGTGACCGGCTGGCTGCGGCCCGACGGCACCGTATGGGGCCGCCCGGCCGACGTGCTGGCGCTGCCCGACGGCTCGCTGCTCGTCAGCGACGACTACGCGGGTGCGATCTACCGCATCACCTATGCGGCACCTTGA
- a CDS encoding NINE protein → MSSSSTAPIRRFRSKTLTAALAFLFGSIGAHRFYLYGFRDVYGWAHLLATIVGIPGFLLLAATQRTAGLGWWLALPGAISLLAAFLAALVYGLRPDEKWDAQFNADTGRHSRSGWTVIFVVIFSLLIGAFLLMTALALSFQTYFESQVEAAKQISQ, encoded by the coding sequence ATGTCCAGCAGCAGCACCGCCCCGATCCGCCGCTTCCGCTCCAAGACGCTTACCGCCGCCCTCGCGTTCCTGTTCGGCTCGATCGGCGCGCATCGCTTCTATCTGTACGGCTTTCGGGACGTCTATGGCTGGGCGCATCTGCTCGCGACGATCGTCGGCATTCCCGGCTTCCTGCTGCTCGCTGCGACCCAGCGCACCGCCGGCCTCGGCTGGTGGCTGGCGCTGCCCGGCGCGATTTCGCTGCTGGCGGCCTTCCTCGCGGCCCTCGTCTACGGCTTGCGTCCGGATGAAAAATGGGATGCGCAATTCAATGCGGACACCGGCAGGCACAGCCGCTCAGGCTGGACGGTGATCTTCGTCGTGATCTTCTCGCTGCTGATCGGCGCGTTCCTGCTGATGACGGCGCTCGCGCTCTCGTTCCAGACGTATTTCGAGTCGCAGGTCGAAGCGGCCAAGCAGATCTCGCAATAA